The following are encoded together in the Lathyrus oleraceus cultivar Zhongwan6 chromosome 3, CAAS_Psat_ZW6_1.0, whole genome shotgun sequence genome:
- the LOC127131800 gene encoding uncharacterized protein LOC127131800 — MIMSYHDKRRKVLEFEVDDHVFLRVTLITYVGRVLKSRKLTPRFIGLYQISEKVGDVAYRITLPPSLANLHDVFHVSQLRRYIADPSHVVQLDNVEVRDNLIVETLPMQIEDREVKQLRGKEIALVKVVWGVPAGGNVIW, encoded by the coding sequence ATGATCATGAGTTACCATGACAAGAGAAGGAAAGTGCTCGAGTTTGAGGTAGATGATCATGTGTTTTTAAGAGTTACTCTGATAACGTATGTTGGTAGAGTATTGAAGTCACGTAAGTTAACGCCACGTTTTATTGGTCTGTATCAGATTTCTGAGAAAGTAGGTGATGTGGCTTATCGGATTACGTTGCCGCCGTCACTTGCTAATCTCCATGATGTGTTTCAcgtgtctcaattgaggagatacattgcggatccttcgcatgttgtcCAATTAGATAATGTTGAGGTTAGAGATAATTTAATTGTGGAGACATTACCTATGCAGATAGAAGATAGAGAGGTGAAACAACTTCGTGGTAAAGAGATCGCTTTGGTGAAAGTCGTCTGGGGAGTACCGGCTGGTGGAAATGTGATATGGTAG